In the Wyeomyia smithii strain HCP4-BCI-WySm-NY-G18 chromosome 2, ASM2978416v1, whole genome shotgun sequence genome, one interval contains:
- the LOC129719846 gene encoding uncharacterized protein LOC129719846 yields the protein MRNQYVLDEAVVSSFPIPEPKEEQRAKAILRATTKRLGERFETGLLWREDERRFPDNYAMALRRMKALERKLERDPALKENVCQQIVDYQEKGYAHRITKVELTQTPSSAVLYLPLNAVVNPRKPGKVRLVWDAAASVRGISLNTELLKGPDMLIPLPRVICRFRERPVAFGGDIQEMYHQIRIRSEDKQAQRFLFRSNSAETPQVYVMDVTTFGSTCSPCSAQYVKNLNAEQFSGQFPEAAIAVSEKHYVDDDYDSVDTVEEAMQRAKEVKYIYSQGGFHIRNWVSSSHKFLEAMGERNTNDAVHFNRDKSAEYERVLGIVWEPVEDSFCFAPVSTAAFRSVLDGDERPTKRSVLSFVMAQFDPTGLISPITVRGKMLIQDLWRTGCDWDTKIDAESFDKWRRLIGMMRNIKSFKISRSYFGNSKSTEIQELELHIMADASEKAYGCVAYFRAVVRGEVRCALVMSRSKVAPLKQVSIPRLELLAAVLAARLSRTVIENHSLVVGRVVFWVDASVVLSWIRSYQRRYKQFVGFRIGEILSLTKLTDWRWVPTRMNVADQLTKWGKDPEMHPGSAWVRGPSFLYENEEKWPKKELPPSNTTEELRIHLLLHNVKVQTILIDAGRITKWTVLVRTMACVFRFISNCRRKCKGLPIKTLKPTKLQAKMLKQNAVVCTIVPLQQEEYDMAEKCLLRMAQAESFIDELKLLKRNENRPVSQWLEFDKSSPLRKLTPLIDEAGLIRMEGRCAQAEDLPFDLRFPVILPDDSRITNLIVQHVHEKCGHGYRQTVKNKLRQLFHIIHMDAVVKKVSSACMWCKVNRNRPRVPREAPLPVQRLTPSLRPFSFVGVDYMGPFEVTVGRRREKRWIALFTCLVTRAVHLEVVHGLTTQSCLMAINRFIGRRDWPIEFLSDNGTNFQRASKELAALIMGIEFDCADEYTNAKTKWTFNPPASPHMGGVWERLVRSVKEALKSLHNGRRLTDEILQTVIVEAEDMINSRPLAYTSQESEEAEALTLNHFLRGPPSKRQDVGIPPANPSEALRDAY from the coding sequence ATGCGAAATCAGTACGTTTTGGACGAAGCAGTTGTTTCATCGTTTCCCATACCCGAGCCGAAGGAAGAACAACGGGCGAAAGCGATATTACGAGCGACAACAAAACGGCTAGGAGAACGATTCGAAACCGGGCTGCTGTGGCGTGAAGACGAACGCCGATTTCCCGACAATTATGCGATGGCATTACGGAGGATGAAGGCACTCGAACGAAAGCTTGAAAGAGATCCAGCTTTAAAGGAGAATGTTTGTCAGCAGATCGTGGACTATCAGGAGAAGGGTTACGCGCATAGGATAACTAAGGTAGAACTTACGCAGACGCCTAGCTCGGCGGTCTTGTATCTGCCATTGAATGCAGTTGTGAATCCACGTAAACCAGGGAAAGTGCGCCTGGTGTGGGACGCAGCTGCGTCGGTAAGAGGAATATCACTGAACACAGAACTGTTAAAGGGTCCAGATATGCTTATACCCCTTCCCAGGGTTATTTGCCGCTTTCGTGAACGTCCGGTGGCGTTTGGCGGAGATATCCAAGAAATGTACCACCAGATTCGAATCCGATCTGAAGACAAACAGGCGCAACGCTTCTTGTTCAGGTCCAACTCAGCAGAAACACCCCAGGTGTACGTAATGGACGTGACCACCTTCGGATCCACGTGCTCGCCCTGCTCCGCGCAATATGTTAAAAATTTGAACGCGGAACAGTTTTCAGGACAGTTTCCTGAAGCGGCGATTGCGGTTAGCGAAAAGCACTACGTAGATGATGACTACGACAGCGTGGACACAGTGGAAGAAGCGATGCAGCGAGCCAAAGAAGTGAAATATATATACTCTCAAGGAGGCTTCCATATCAGGAACTGGGTTTCGAGCTCCCATAAATTTCTCGAAGCGATGGGCGAGCGGAATACGAATGATGCAGTTCATTTCAACCGGGACAAGAGTGCGGAGTATGAGCGCGTGCTGGGTATTGTTTGGGAGCCGGTTGAGGATTCATTTTGTTTCGCTCCCGTGTCTACTGCAGCGTTTCGGTCAGTTTTAGATGGCGACGAACGCCCAACGAAACGGAGTGTCCTTAGCTTCGTAATGGCACAATTTGATCCAACGGGACTCATCTCTCCAATAACTGTGCGCGGAAAGATGCTGATCCAAGATCTCTGGCGTACCGGTTGTGACTGGGATACGAAAATTGATGCGGAATCGTTCGATAAATGGCGTCGGTTGATCGGTATGATGCGAAACATCAAATCCTTCAAGATATCGCGGAGTTATTTTGGAAACTCTAAATCGACAGAGATACAGGAGTTAGAGCTGCATATTATGGCAGACGCAAGCGAGAAAGCATATGGATGTGTGGCATACTTTCGGGCAGTCGTAAGAGGTGAAGTGCGGTGCGCACTGGTTATGAGCCGTTCTAAAGTGGCCCCGCTGAAACAGGTATCCATTCCCCGTCTTGAGCTCCTGGCAGCAGTTCTTGCTGCACGACTGTCGAGAACTGTTATCGAGAACCACAGCCTAGTCGTCGGCCGAGTGGTATTCTGGGTGGATGCTAGTGTGGTGCTCTCGTGGATTCGCTCCTATCAACGCCGATATAAACAATTCGTCGGATTCAGGATCGGCGAAATTCTCAGCCTAACGAAATTGACTGATTGGCGCTGGGTGCCTACCAGGATGAACGTAGCGGATCAGCTAACGAAGTGGGGCAAAGATCCAGAAATGCATCCTGGAAGTGCGTGGGTTCGTGGGCCCTCCTTTCTATACGAAAATGAGGAGAAGTGGCCGAAGAAAGAATTACCCCCCTCAAATACGACGGAAGAGCTACGCATTCATCTGTTGTTGCACAATGTGAAGGTACAGACAATTCTCATAGACGCGGGGCGCATTACCAAATGGACCGTGCTCGTGCGGACGATGGCGTGCGTTTTTCGGTTTATCTCGAACTGTAGACGAAAGTGCAAAGGACTGCCGATTAAAACGCTGAAACCGACGAAGCTGCAAGCAAAGATGTTGAAGCAGAATGCGGTAGTTTGTACTATTGTTCCATTGCAGCAAGAAGAGTATGATATGGCCGAAAAATGTCTGCTGCGTATGGCTCAGGCAGAGAGTTTTATTGATGAACTAAAGTTGTTGAAACGGAACGAAAACCGCCCAGTAAGTCAGTGGCTCGAATTCGATAAATCTAGTCCTCTTAGAAAGCTCACTCCGTTAATCGATGAGGCTGGCTTGATTCGTATGGAGGGACGATGTGCGCAGGCCGAGGATCTTCCATTCGATCTTCGATTTCCTGTCATTTTACCGGATGATTCCAGGATCACCAATCTGATCGTCCAGCACGTTCACGAAAAGTGTGGCCATGGATACAGACAAACGGTAAAGAACAAACTGAGACAACTGTTTCATATCATTCATATGGACGCAGTGGTAAAAAAGGTATCATCGGCTTGCATGTGGTGTAAGGTTAATCGCAATCGTCCGCGAGTTCCCCGAGAAGCACCGTTGCCGGTGCAACGTTTAACACCAAGTCTTCGTccatttagttttgttggagTAGACTACATGGGACCGTTCGAAGTGACCGTGGGACGCAGAAGGGAGAAACGGTGGATAGCACTATTCACCTGCCTGGTTACGCGGGCGGTGCACCTTGAGGTCGTGCATGGACTGACAACACAATCGTGCTTGATGGCGATAAATCGTTTCATTGGACGACGAGATTGGCCAATAGAGTTTCTGTCGGATAACGGGACCAATTTCCAAAGGGCAAGCAAAGAGCTGGCGGCACTCATTATGGGCATCGAGTTTGATTGTGCGGACGAGTACACAAACGCTAAAACGAAATGGACGTTCAATCCTCCCGCTTCACCCCACATGGGAGGTGTGTGGGAACGCTTAGTCCGCTCGGTAAAGGAGGCACTGAAATCGTTACATAATGGCAGGCGACTTACGGATGAAATCCTTCAGACGGTGATTGTGGAAGCCGAGGACATGATAAACTCCCGACCTCTCGCATATACGTCTCAGGAGTCTGAGGAAGCAGAAGCTTTGACTCTAAACCATTTCTTGCGTGGCCCCCCCTCGAAGCGACAAGACGTAGGTATTCCGCCGGCAAATCCTAGTGAAGCTCTGCGAGATGCGTACTAA
- the LOC129722015 gene encoding uncharacterized protein LOC129722015 gives MIMHSGFSDIVSPRNLRRSPVRESGINMQLQNPGQSSESSSRTKPPSRIKPLSGIRPPTGMRPSSSQLQLPPSSVHIPRTAGTIPRPQKVIPLPGAPNKLAAVPKPIRVQDSTISNLLPLSAVNVPSLTLLPKPSFMQHVTQPETAGDKYAAIPASRLGPPSRLQPPIPGFDSKRLKIPEEELSAMPTSRLAPPSRLPPPITKAGSQRERNRSPNIPVKRSSSQAPKTPKISTSTAINLSLPRTAVKTRVMNSDPSSEIYHIAGRDIEFVDWVPSPEFPEARQTERKSVIRPGKAQIVKGITSSKISHPIVPKRHRSPKPKKVYEFDDELSVTAAKQFAIQLDADLAKVQKMNQEMQELKQRGSSILHKIKNMYAKEGLTERRTASLDVEEFREKYGITQSPKMRQLLEVTRAFNQDMIKKNDVLQKMITDPREQISFPEIAAQHVQQQLTRQEKIDNYKQKIDIQQEYRNMLEERKRKHTAQKPLVRQEQEEIRRCHTDTQVNKYTAPTEEELDKPQELAEMMELQEAGILLTDTPHKTVEVLFSEATPRADISYAVGNLVIPNEIALEEMNTINSLDLCTAEVALNANSVIAPAHDIAKSLLENSLQEMTAQSIHPVPQPLDPLYAIDLKLDRPKRQNLVQLQGSSQPFWFPGFYTFFPGPPGLVQATKSPSATLLMALRKIQPSVII, from the exons ATGATAATGCATTCAGGCTTTAGTGACATTGTATCACCAAGAAACCTTCGGAGAAGCCCAGTACGGGAAAGTGGCATCAATATGCAGCTTCAAAATCCTGGTCAGTCAAGTGAGTCAAGTAGCAGAACCAAGCCCCCAAGCAGAATTAAACCTCTAAGCGGAATAAGACCCCCGACTGGAATGAGACCTTCAAGC TCCCAACTGCAACTGCCGCCATCAAGTGTACATATACCGAGAACAGCTGGCACTATACCCAGACCTCAAAAAGTAATCCCTCTGCCAGGAGCCCCAAACAAGCTGGCGGCTGTGCCCAAACCAATCAGAGTGCAAGACAGCACAATATCTAACCTACTACCTCTCAGCGCAGTGAATGTGCCGTCTTTGACTTTACTTCCAAAACCATCGTTTATGCAGCATGTTACACAACCGGAAACAGCTGGAGATAAATATGCAGCAATACCCGCATCAAGACTTGGACCGCCATCAAGGCTGCAACCACCAATACCAGGATTTGACTCGAAGAGGTTAAAAATACCCGAAGAGGAATTATCGGCGATGCCAACATCAAGACTTGCACCACCATCTAGGCTACCACCACCAATAACAAAAGCTGGTtcacagagagagagaaatcGATCTCCTAATATTCCTGTGAAAAGGAGTTCGTCTCAAGCACCCAAAACACCTAAAATCAGTACTAGTACTGCGATCAACTTATCACTCCCTCGGACAGCAGTCAAAACGCGAGTAATGAACAGCGACCCATCGTCAGAAATATATCACATTGCCGGTAGAGATATAGAATTCGTCGATTGGGTACCATCTCCAGAGTTTCCAGAAGCGCGTCAAACAGAAAGAAAGTCTGTTATCCGGCCAGGCAAAGCACAAATTGTAAAGGGTATAACGTCTTCGAAAATCAGTCATCCGATAGTGCCTAAACGACACCGGTCACCAAAACCTAAAAAGGTTTACGAATTCGACGATGAACTGTCCGTTACGGCAGCAAAGCAGTTTGCGATTCAACTGGACGCTGATTTGGCTAAAGTTCAAAAAATGAATCAAGAAATGCAAGAACTAAAGCAAAGAGGATCGTCGAttttacataaaattaaaaatatgtatgCTAAAGAAGGCCTAACCGAAAGAAGAACGGCATCACTAGATGTAGAAGAATTTCGAGAGAAATATGGAATTACTCAGAGTCCTAAAATGCGGCAATTATTGGAAGTTACTAGAGCTTTTAACCAAGACATGATTAAAAAGAACGATGttcttcaaaaaatgataacagATCCTCGGGAACAAATTTCATTTCCCGAAATAGCAGCGCAACATGTTCAACAACAACTTACTCGGCAAGAGAAAATAGACaattataaacaaaaaattgatattCAACAAGAATACCGCAATATGTTGgaggaaagaaaaagaaaacacaCCGCTCAGAAACCGTTAGTAAGACAAGAACAGGAAGAAATCCGAAGATGCCATACAGATACTCAAGTAAATAAATATACAGCACCAACCGAGGAAGAACTAGATAAACCTCAGGAATTGGCTGAAATGATGGAGTTGCAAGAGGCCGGTATACTGTTGACCGACACACCCCACAAAACGGTTGAGGTATTATTTTCAGAGGCAACACCAAGGGCGGATATTAGCTATGCTGTTGGAAACCTGGTAATTCCCAACGAAATTGCATTGGAAGAAATGAATACGATTAACAGTTTGGATCTGTGTACGGCTGAGGTTGCATTAAATGCTAATTCAGTAATTGCACCGGCACATGATATTGCCAAGTCGCTACTAGAAAACAG TCTACAAGAAATGACAGCTCAATCAATTCACCCGGTTCCACAACCACTTGATCCGTTGTATGCAATTGATCTCAAACTAGATCGTCCAAAGAGACAAAACCTTGTACAACTGCAAGGATCCTCGCAACCCTTTTGGTTTCCAGGATTTTACACCTTCTTTCCGGGTCCACCGGGACTTGTCCAAGCAACAAAATCACCAAGTGCGACCCTGCTAATGGCACTGCGGAAAATTCAACCCTCGGTGATTATTTAA